From the genome of Brienomyrus brachyistius isolate T26 chromosome 8, BBRACH_0.4, whole genome shotgun sequence, one region includes:
- the ppfia4 gene encoding liprin-alpha-4 isoform X7: MMCEVMPTINEGDAMSSQGGSQNGSDPDANFEQLMVNMLDERDKLLESLRETQETLIQSQAKLQDAQHERDILQRQINSALPQEFAALTKELNLCREQLLEKEEEISELKAERNNTRLLLEHLECLVSRHERSLRMTVVKRQTPPPSGVSSEVEVLKALKSLFEHHKALDEKVRERLRVALERVTTLEGQLAAATQELAAVRQRKDKMEGDSLDRLESKPTWKRLPNGSIDADDGAGRALELQELLDKATRDLAQSEERANGLTARVTELEDELAAARRDLLRSEELGTKYQRDIREAMAQKEDMEERITTLEKRYLAAQRETTSIHDLNDKLENELATKESLHRQSEEKARHLQELLELAEQRLQQTMRKAETLPEVEAELAQRVAALSKAEERHGNIEERLRQLEAQLEEKNQELLRARQREKMNEEHNKRLSDTVDRLLTESNERLQLHLKERMAALDDKNTLIRDLENSQKQLEDFQHTKERLLAEIEKLRAEVDHLKRRSTAFGDGLHPRSRVGSATDLHFSMLESPGDHYGTAGVIRRAQKGRLAALRDEPTKILPMVEQDWERPSLRAGVAHLVESDPELSDLDDEDRETIFSSGDLLSPSGHSDAQTLALMLQEQLDAINEEIRMIQVEKVSAELRVDEIESRVTSGSMDGLNLNFRPHTSIPTSITALSLASSSPPVSGRSTPKLSGRSTAHELGIMTLPSDLRKHRRKVQSPVSRDEMREDKATIRCETSPPASPRSLRLEHGIFAQLTGSLDDGRGGNKKKGIKSSIGRLFGKKEKGRFLQQMGRDGQLTMTVAPDLEMGIGDTMTLSKLGTQAERDRRMKKKHELLEDARRKGQPFAHWDGPTVVSWLELWVGMPAWYVAACRANVKSGAIMSALSDTEIQREIGISNPLHRLKLRLAIQEMVSLTSPSAPLTSRTSSGNVWVTHEEMETMATSTKAESEEGSWAQTLAYGDMNHEWIGNEWLPSLGLPQYRSYFMECLVDARMLDHLTKKDLRTHVKMVDSFHRASLQYGIMCLKRLNYDRKDLERRREECQHEIKDIVVWTNDRVIHWVQSIGLKEYSSNLLESGVHGALIALDENFDYSSLALILQIPMQNTQARQVLEREFSNLLALGTDRRLDESDDKAFRRSPSWRKRFRPREGQGLGTMAGSIETLPAGFRLTSMSVPLSAPGVPKRLQPEVQSHYLYGHMLAAFRD; the protein is encoded by the exons GAGTTTGCCGCgctgaccaaagagctgaatctgTGCCGGGAGCAGCTgctggagaaggaggaggagatctCGGAGCTGAAGGCGGAGCGGAACAACACGCGG cTGCTGCTGGAACATCTGGAGTGCCTGGTCTCCCGGCATGAGCGCTCCCTTAGGATGACGGTGGTGAAGAGGCAGACCCCGCCCCCATCGGGCGTGTCCAGCGAGGTGGAGGTGCTGAAGGCCCTCAAGTCACTGTTCGAGCACCACAAGGCGCTGGATGAGAAG GTGCGTGAGAGACTGCGGGTGGCGCTAGAGAGGGTGACTACTCTGGAGGGGCAGCTGGCAGCCGCCACCCAGGAA CTCGCGGCCGTCAGGCAGAGGAAGGACAAGATGgagggagactccctggacagACTGGAGTCCAAACCCACCTGGAAG AGGCTGCCCAACGGCTCCATCGATGCCGACGATGGGGCCGGCCGCGcactggagctgcaggagctgctggACAAGGCCACGCGGGACCTGGCGCAGAGCGAGGAGCGTGCCAACGGCCTGACGGCCCGCGTAACCGAGCTGGAGGATGAGCTGGCTGCCGCCCGCCGGGACCTGCTGCGCAGTGAGGAGCTCGGCACCAAGTACCAGCGTGACATCCGTGAG GCGATGGCACAGAAGGAGGACATGGAGGAGAGGATCACAACGCTGGAGAAGCGTTACCTGGCGGCACAGCGGGAGACCACCTCCATCCACGACCTGAACGACAAGCTGGAGAACGAGCTTGCCACCAAGGAGTCCCTGCACCGGCAG AGCGAGGAGAAGGCACGTCACCTGCAGGAGCTGCTGGAGCTGGCTGAGCAGAGGCTGCAGCAGACCATGAGGAAGGCGGAGACACTGCCAGAGGTGGAGGCCGAGCTGGCTCAGAGGGTGGCCGCTCTGTCCAAG GCCGAGGAACGTCACGGTAACATCGAAGAGCGTCTGCGTCAGCTGGAGGCTCAGCTGGAGGAGAAGAACCAGGAATTGCTGAGG GCCCGGCAGCGGGAGAAGATGAATGAGGAGCACAACAAGCGTCTGTCAGACACAGTGGATCGCCTGCTGACCGAGTCCAACGAACGACTCCAGCTGCACCTGAAGGAGCGAATGGCGGCGCTCGATGATAAG AACACACTTATCCGTGACCTGGAGAACTCGCAGAAGCAGCTGGAGGACTTCCAGCACACAAAG GAGAGGCTCCTGGCAGAGATCGAGAAGCTTCGGGCGGAGGTGGACCACCTGAAGAGGAGGAGCACCGCCTTTGGGGATGGCCTGCACCCACG GTCCCGGGTTGGCAGTGCCACTGACCTGCACTTCTCCATGCTGGAATCCCCGGGGGACCACTATGGGACGGCGGGGGTCATCCGGCGGGCGCAGAAGGGGCGGCTAGCAGCACTGCGGGATGAACCCACCAAG ATCCTGCCAATGGTGGAGCAGGACTGGGAGCGGCCCAGCCTCCGGGCCGGCGTGGCACACCTCGTGGAGAGTGACCCCGAGCTGTCCGACCTGGACGATGAGGACCGCGAGACCATCTTCAGTTCTGGGGACCTGCTGTCCCCCAGCGGACACTCGGACGCCCAGACGCTGGCGCTGATGCTGCAGGAGCAGCTGGACGCCATCAATGAGGAGATCCG AATGATTCAGGTGGAGAAGGTGTCAGCTGAGCTGCGGGTGGATGAGATCGAGAGCCGCGTGACCAGCGGCAGTATGGATGGCCTGAACCTCAACTTCCGGCCTCACACCTCCATCCCCACCTCCATCACAGCCCTGTCCCTTGCTAGCTCCTCCCCTCCCGTTAGCGGGCGCTCCACACCCAAGCTGTCTGGCCGCTCCACCGCCCATGAGCTGGGCATCATGACCCTG CCTAGTGATTTAAGGAAACATCGACGGAAAGTTCAG TCTCCAGTGTCGCGGGACGAGATGCGGGAGGACAAGGCCACCATCCGGTGCGAGACATCGCCACCGGCATCGCCCCGCAGCCTCCGTTTGGAGCATGGCATATTTGCCCAGCTGACCGGCAGCCTGGATGATGGACGGGG GGGCAACAAGAAGAAGGGCATCAAGTCATCCATTGGCCGCCTCTTTGGCAAGAAGGAGAAGGGACGCTTCCTGCAGCAGATGGGGAGGGACGGTCAGCTGACCATGACTGTGGCTCCAG ACTTGGAGATGGGCATTGGGGACACCATGACACTGAGCAAGCTGGGGACGCAGGCGGAACGGGACCGAAGAATGAAGAAGAA GCACGAGCTGCTGGAGGATGCCAGGCGGAAAGGGCAGCCTTTCGCCCACTGGGACGGCCCTACGGTGGTGTCCTGGCTGGAG CTGTGGGTGGGCATGCCCGCCTGGTACGTGGCCGCCTGCCGCGCCAACGTGAAGAGCGGCGCCATCATGTCGGCGCTATCCGACACTGAGATCCAGCGGGAGATCGGCATCAGCAACCCACTGCACCGGCTCAAGCTGCGACTGGCCATCCAGGAGATGGTGTCCCTCACCAGCCCCtcggcaccattaacctcacgCACG TCCTCCGGAAACGTGTGGGTGACTCACGAAGAGATGGAGAccatggcaacatccaccaaaGCG GAGAGTGAGGAGGGCAGCTGGGCACAG ACCCTGGCATACGGGGACATGAACCACGAGTGGATCGGCAACGAGTGGCTGCCCAGCCTGGGGCTGCCGCAGTACCGCAGCTACTTCATGGAGTGCCTGGTGGATGCCCGCATGCTGGACCACCTCACCAAGAAGGACCTGCGTACCCATGTTAAGATGGTGGACAGCTTCCACCG GGCCAGTTTACAGTACGGCATAATGTGCTTGAAGCGACTGAATTATGATAGAAAAGATCTGGAGCGCAGGAGAGAGGAGTGCCAGCACGAAATCAAAG ACATTGTGGTGTGGACCAACGACCGGGTGATACACTGGGTACAGTCCATCGGCCTGAAGGAGTACAGCAGCAATTTGCTGGAGAGTGGCGTGCATGGTGCCCTCATCGCCCTGGACGAGAACTTTGACTACAGCAGCCTGGCCCTCATCCTGCAGATCCCCATGCAGAACACTCAG GCCAGGCAAGTTCTGGAACGGGAGTTTAGCAACCTACTGGCGCTGGGAACCGACCGCAGGCTGGATGAG AGTGATGACAAGGCCTTCCGGAGGTCTCCGTCGTGGAGGAAGCGCTTTCGGCCGCGGGAGGGCCAGGGCTTGGGCACCATGGCGGGCTCCATTGAGACGCTGCCGGCTGGTTTTCGCCTCACCTCCATGTCGGTGCCACTGTCAGCGCCCGGTGTGCCCAAGAGGCTGCAGCCCGAAG TGCAGTCCCACTACCTGTACGGCCATATGCTTGCTGCCTTTCGAGACTGA
- the ppfia4 gene encoding liprin-alpha-4 isoform X5 gives MMCEVMPTINEGDAMSSQGGSQNGSDPDANFEQLMVNMLDERDKLLESLRETQETLIQSQAKLQDAQHERDILQRQINSALPQEFAALTKELNLCREQLLEKEEEISELKAERNNTRLLLEHLECLVSRHERSLRMTVVKRQTPPPSGVSSEVEVLKALKSLFEHHKALDEKVRERLRVALERVTTLEGQLAAATQELAAVRQRKDKMEGDSLDRLESKPTWKRLPNGSIDADDGAGRALELQELLDKATRDLAQSEERANGLTARVTELEDELAAARRDLLRSEELGTKYQRDIREAMAQKEDMEERITTLEKRYLAAQRETTSIHDLNDKLENELATKESLHRQSEEKARHLQELLELAEQRLQQTMRKAETLPEVEAELAQRVAALSKAEERHGNIEERLRQLEAQLEEKNQELLRARQREKMNEEHNKRLSDTVDRLLTESNERLQLHLKERMAALDDKNTLIRDLENSQKQLEDFQHTKERLLAEIEKLRAEVDHLKRRSTAFGDGLHPRSRVGSATDLHFSMLESPGDHYGTAGVIRRAQKGRLAALRDEPTKILPMVEQDWERPSLRAGVAHLVESDPELSDLDDEDRETIFSSGDLLSPSGHSDAQTLALMLQEQLDAINEEIRMIQVEKVSAELRVDEIESRVTSGSMDGLNLNFRPHTSIPTSITALSLASSSPPVSGRSTPKLSGRSTAHELGIMTLPSDLRKHRRKVQSPVSRDEMREDKATIRCETSPPASPRSLRLEHGIFAQLTGSLDDGRGGNKKKGIKSSIGRLFGKKEKGRFLQQMGRDGQLTMTVAPDLEMGIGDTMTLSKLGTQAERDRRMKKKHELLEDARRKGQPFAHWDGPTVVSWLELWVGMPAWYVAACRANVKSGAIMSALSDTEIQREIGISNPLHRLKLRLAIQEMVSLTSPSAPLTSRTSSGNVWVTHEEMETMATSTKAESEEGSWAQTLAYGDMNHEWIGNEWLPSLGLPQYRSYFMECLVDARMLDHLTKKDLRTHVKMVDSFHRASLQYGIMCLKRLNYDRKDLERRREECQHEIKDIVVWTNDRVIHWVQSIGLKEYSSNLLESGVHGALIALDENFDYSSLALILQIPMQNTQARQVLEREFSNLLALGTDRRLDESDDKAFRRSPSWRKRFRPREGQGLGTMAGSIETLPAGFRLTSMSVPLSAPGVPKRLQPEAGPPPLAEVRSLRCADLLLLTPFCRWQCSPTTCTAICLLPFETDVPNPSCRGFLGGGGEVFGKGSRLATDTARPPPLSRQRHFYGICAMTELHGLCAQPP, from the exons GAGTTTGCCGCgctgaccaaagagctgaatctgTGCCGGGAGCAGCTgctggagaaggaggaggagatctCGGAGCTGAAGGCGGAGCGGAACAACACGCGG cTGCTGCTGGAACATCTGGAGTGCCTGGTCTCCCGGCATGAGCGCTCCCTTAGGATGACGGTGGTGAAGAGGCAGACCCCGCCCCCATCGGGCGTGTCCAGCGAGGTGGAGGTGCTGAAGGCCCTCAAGTCACTGTTCGAGCACCACAAGGCGCTGGATGAGAAG GTGCGTGAGAGACTGCGGGTGGCGCTAGAGAGGGTGACTACTCTGGAGGGGCAGCTGGCAGCCGCCACCCAGGAA CTCGCGGCCGTCAGGCAGAGGAAGGACAAGATGgagggagactccctggacagACTGGAGTCCAAACCCACCTGGAAG AGGCTGCCCAACGGCTCCATCGATGCCGACGATGGGGCCGGCCGCGcactggagctgcaggagctgctggACAAGGCCACGCGGGACCTGGCGCAGAGCGAGGAGCGTGCCAACGGCCTGACGGCCCGCGTAACCGAGCTGGAGGATGAGCTGGCTGCCGCCCGCCGGGACCTGCTGCGCAGTGAGGAGCTCGGCACCAAGTACCAGCGTGACATCCGTGAG GCGATGGCACAGAAGGAGGACATGGAGGAGAGGATCACAACGCTGGAGAAGCGTTACCTGGCGGCACAGCGGGAGACCACCTCCATCCACGACCTGAACGACAAGCTGGAGAACGAGCTTGCCACCAAGGAGTCCCTGCACCGGCAG AGCGAGGAGAAGGCACGTCACCTGCAGGAGCTGCTGGAGCTGGCTGAGCAGAGGCTGCAGCAGACCATGAGGAAGGCGGAGACACTGCCAGAGGTGGAGGCCGAGCTGGCTCAGAGGGTGGCCGCTCTGTCCAAG GCCGAGGAACGTCACGGTAACATCGAAGAGCGTCTGCGTCAGCTGGAGGCTCAGCTGGAGGAGAAGAACCAGGAATTGCTGAGG GCCCGGCAGCGGGAGAAGATGAATGAGGAGCACAACAAGCGTCTGTCAGACACAGTGGATCGCCTGCTGACCGAGTCCAACGAACGACTCCAGCTGCACCTGAAGGAGCGAATGGCGGCGCTCGATGATAAG AACACACTTATCCGTGACCTGGAGAACTCGCAGAAGCAGCTGGAGGACTTCCAGCACACAAAG GAGAGGCTCCTGGCAGAGATCGAGAAGCTTCGGGCGGAGGTGGACCACCTGAAGAGGAGGAGCACCGCCTTTGGGGATGGCCTGCACCCACG GTCCCGGGTTGGCAGTGCCACTGACCTGCACTTCTCCATGCTGGAATCCCCGGGGGACCACTATGGGACGGCGGGGGTCATCCGGCGGGCGCAGAAGGGGCGGCTAGCAGCACTGCGGGATGAACCCACCAAG ATCCTGCCAATGGTGGAGCAGGACTGGGAGCGGCCCAGCCTCCGGGCCGGCGTGGCACACCTCGTGGAGAGTGACCCCGAGCTGTCCGACCTGGACGATGAGGACCGCGAGACCATCTTCAGTTCTGGGGACCTGCTGTCCCCCAGCGGACACTCGGACGCCCAGACGCTGGCGCTGATGCTGCAGGAGCAGCTGGACGCCATCAATGAGGAGATCCG AATGATTCAGGTGGAGAAGGTGTCAGCTGAGCTGCGGGTGGATGAGATCGAGAGCCGCGTGACCAGCGGCAGTATGGATGGCCTGAACCTCAACTTCCGGCCTCACACCTCCATCCCCACCTCCATCACAGCCCTGTCCCTTGCTAGCTCCTCCCCTCCCGTTAGCGGGCGCTCCACACCCAAGCTGTCTGGCCGCTCCACCGCCCATGAGCTGGGCATCATGACCCTG CCTAGTGATTTAAGGAAACATCGACGGAAAGTTCAG TCTCCAGTGTCGCGGGACGAGATGCGGGAGGACAAGGCCACCATCCGGTGCGAGACATCGCCACCGGCATCGCCCCGCAGCCTCCGTTTGGAGCATGGCATATTTGCCCAGCTGACCGGCAGCCTGGATGATGGACGGGG GGGCAACAAGAAGAAGGGCATCAAGTCATCCATTGGCCGCCTCTTTGGCAAGAAGGAGAAGGGACGCTTCCTGCAGCAGATGGGGAGGGACGGTCAGCTGACCATGACTGTGGCTCCAG ACTTGGAGATGGGCATTGGGGACACCATGACACTGAGCAAGCTGGGGACGCAGGCGGAACGGGACCGAAGAATGAAGAAGAA GCACGAGCTGCTGGAGGATGCCAGGCGGAAAGGGCAGCCTTTCGCCCACTGGGACGGCCCTACGGTGGTGTCCTGGCTGGAG CTGTGGGTGGGCATGCCCGCCTGGTACGTGGCCGCCTGCCGCGCCAACGTGAAGAGCGGCGCCATCATGTCGGCGCTATCCGACACTGAGATCCAGCGGGAGATCGGCATCAGCAACCCACTGCACCGGCTCAAGCTGCGACTGGCCATCCAGGAGATGGTGTCCCTCACCAGCCCCtcggcaccattaacctcacgCACG TCCTCCGGAAACGTGTGGGTGACTCACGAAGAGATGGAGAccatggcaacatccaccaaaGCG GAGAGTGAGGAGGGCAGCTGGGCACAG ACCCTGGCATACGGGGACATGAACCACGAGTGGATCGGCAACGAGTGGCTGCCCAGCCTGGGGCTGCCGCAGTACCGCAGCTACTTCATGGAGTGCCTGGTGGATGCCCGCATGCTGGACCACCTCACCAAGAAGGACCTGCGTACCCATGTTAAGATGGTGGACAGCTTCCACCG GGCCAGTTTACAGTACGGCATAATGTGCTTGAAGCGACTGAATTATGATAGAAAAGATCTGGAGCGCAGGAGAGAGGAGTGCCAGCACGAAATCAAAG ACATTGTGGTGTGGACCAACGACCGGGTGATACACTGGGTACAGTCCATCGGCCTGAAGGAGTACAGCAGCAATTTGCTGGAGAGTGGCGTGCATGGTGCCCTCATCGCCCTGGACGAGAACTTTGACTACAGCAGCCTGGCCCTCATCCTGCAGATCCCCATGCAGAACACTCAG GCCAGGCAAGTTCTGGAACGGGAGTTTAGCAACCTACTGGCGCTGGGAACCGACCGCAGGCTGGATGAG AGTGATGACAAGGCCTTCCGGAGGTCTCCGTCGTGGAGGAAGCGCTTTCGGCCGCGGGAGGGCCAGGGCTTGGGCACCATGGCGGGCTCCATTGAGACGCTGCCGGCTGGTTTTCGCCTCACCTCCATGTCGGTGCCACTGTCAGCGCCCGGTGTGCCCAAGAGGCTGCAGCCCGAAG ccggacccccccccctcgccgagGTTAGATCCCTCCGCTGTGCGGACTTACTCTTGTTAACTCCGTTCTGCAGGTGGCAG TGCAGTCCCACTACCTGTACGGCCATATGCTTGCTGCCTTTCGAGACTGATGTGCCAAATCCCAGCTGTCGTGGTTTcttaggaggggggggggaggtttttGGTAAGGGCTCGCGCTTGGCGACAGAcaccgcccgccccccccccctttcccggcAACGCCATTTCTATGGAATCTGTGCGATGACGGAGCTCCATGGACTTTGTGCACAACCTCCATGA
- the ppfia4 gene encoding liprin-alpha-4 isoform X4: MMCEVMPTINEGDAMSSQGGSQNGSDPDANFEQLMVNMLDERDKLLESLRETQETLIQSQAKLQDAQHERDILQRQINSALPQEFAALTKELNLCREQLLEKEEEISELKAERNNTRLLLEHLECLVSRHERSLRMTVVKRQTPPPSGVSSEVEVLKALKSLFEHHKALDEKVRERLRVALERVTTLEGQLAAATQELAAVRQRKDKMEGDSLDRLESKPTWKRLPNGSIDADDGAGRALELQELLDKATRDLAQSEERANGLTARVTELEDELAAARRDLLRSEELGTKYQRDIREAMAQKEDMEERITTLEKRYLAAQRETTSIHDLNDKLENELATKESLHRQSEEKARHLQELLELAEQRLQQTMRKAETLPEVEAELAQRVAALSKAEERHGNIEERLRQLEAQLEEKNQELLRARQREKMNEEHNKRLSDTVDRLLTESNERLQLHLKERMAALDDKNTLIRDLENSQKQLEDFQHTKERLLAEIEKLRAEVDHLKRRSTAFGDGLHPRSRVGSATDLHFSMLESPGDHYGTAGVIRRAQKGRLAALRDEPTKILPMVEQDWERPSLRAGVAHLVESDPELSDLDDEDRETIFSSGDLLSPSGHSDAQTLALMLQEQLDAINEEIRMIQVEKVSAELRVDEIESRVTSGSMDGLNLNFRPHTSIPTSITALSLASSSPPVSGRSTPKLSGRSTAHELGIMTLSPVSRDEMREDKATIRCETSPPASPRSLRLEHGIFAQLTGSLDDGRGGNKKKGIKSSIGRLFGKKEKGRFLQQMGRDGQLTMTVAPDLEMGIGDTMTLSKLGTQAERDRRMKKKHELLEDARRKGQPFAHWDGPTVVSWLELWVGMPAWYVAACRANVKSGAIMSALSDTEIQREIGISNPLHRLKLRLAIQEMVSLTSPSAPLTSRTSSGNVWVTHEEMETMATSTKAESEEGSWAQTLAYGDMNHEWIGNEWLPSLGLPQYRSYFMECLVDARMLDHLTKKDLRTHVKMVDSFHRASLQYGIMCLKRLNYDRKDLERRREECQHEIKDIVVWTNDRVIHWVQSIGLKEYSSNLLESGVHGALIALDENFDYSSLALILQIPMQNTQARQVLEREFSNLLALGTDRRLDESDDKAFRRSPSWRKRFRPREGQGLGTMAGSIETLPAGFRLTSMSVPLSAPGVPKRLQPEEGRGCLSPGHLLGSGLSGAEQESEVAAYKAGPPPLAEVRSLRCADLLLLTPFCRWQCSPTTCTAICLLPFETDVPNPSCRGFLGGGGEVFGKGSRLATDTARPPPLSRQRHFYGICAMTELHGLCAQPP; the protein is encoded by the exons GAGTTTGCCGCgctgaccaaagagctgaatctgTGCCGGGAGCAGCTgctggagaaggaggaggagatctCGGAGCTGAAGGCGGAGCGGAACAACACGCGG cTGCTGCTGGAACATCTGGAGTGCCTGGTCTCCCGGCATGAGCGCTCCCTTAGGATGACGGTGGTGAAGAGGCAGACCCCGCCCCCATCGGGCGTGTCCAGCGAGGTGGAGGTGCTGAAGGCCCTCAAGTCACTGTTCGAGCACCACAAGGCGCTGGATGAGAAG GTGCGTGAGAGACTGCGGGTGGCGCTAGAGAGGGTGACTACTCTGGAGGGGCAGCTGGCAGCCGCCACCCAGGAA CTCGCGGCCGTCAGGCAGAGGAAGGACAAGATGgagggagactccctggacagACTGGAGTCCAAACCCACCTGGAAG AGGCTGCCCAACGGCTCCATCGATGCCGACGATGGGGCCGGCCGCGcactggagctgcaggagctgctggACAAGGCCACGCGGGACCTGGCGCAGAGCGAGGAGCGTGCCAACGGCCTGACGGCCCGCGTAACCGAGCTGGAGGATGAGCTGGCTGCCGCCCGCCGGGACCTGCTGCGCAGTGAGGAGCTCGGCACCAAGTACCAGCGTGACATCCGTGAG GCGATGGCACAGAAGGAGGACATGGAGGAGAGGATCACAACGCTGGAGAAGCGTTACCTGGCGGCACAGCGGGAGACCACCTCCATCCACGACCTGAACGACAAGCTGGAGAACGAGCTTGCCACCAAGGAGTCCCTGCACCGGCAG AGCGAGGAGAAGGCACGTCACCTGCAGGAGCTGCTGGAGCTGGCTGAGCAGAGGCTGCAGCAGACCATGAGGAAGGCGGAGACACTGCCAGAGGTGGAGGCCGAGCTGGCTCAGAGGGTGGCCGCTCTGTCCAAG GCCGAGGAACGTCACGGTAACATCGAAGAGCGTCTGCGTCAGCTGGAGGCTCAGCTGGAGGAGAAGAACCAGGAATTGCTGAGG GCCCGGCAGCGGGAGAAGATGAATGAGGAGCACAACAAGCGTCTGTCAGACACAGTGGATCGCCTGCTGACCGAGTCCAACGAACGACTCCAGCTGCACCTGAAGGAGCGAATGGCGGCGCTCGATGATAAG AACACACTTATCCGTGACCTGGAGAACTCGCAGAAGCAGCTGGAGGACTTCCAGCACACAAAG GAGAGGCTCCTGGCAGAGATCGAGAAGCTTCGGGCGGAGGTGGACCACCTGAAGAGGAGGAGCACCGCCTTTGGGGATGGCCTGCACCCACG GTCCCGGGTTGGCAGTGCCACTGACCTGCACTTCTCCATGCTGGAATCCCCGGGGGACCACTATGGGACGGCGGGGGTCATCCGGCGGGCGCAGAAGGGGCGGCTAGCAGCACTGCGGGATGAACCCACCAAG ATCCTGCCAATGGTGGAGCAGGACTGGGAGCGGCCCAGCCTCCGGGCCGGCGTGGCACACCTCGTGGAGAGTGACCCCGAGCTGTCCGACCTGGACGATGAGGACCGCGAGACCATCTTCAGTTCTGGGGACCTGCTGTCCCCCAGCGGACACTCGGACGCCCAGACGCTGGCGCTGATGCTGCAGGAGCAGCTGGACGCCATCAATGAGGAGATCCG AATGATTCAGGTGGAGAAGGTGTCAGCTGAGCTGCGGGTGGATGAGATCGAGAGCCGCGTGACCAGCGGCAGTATGGATGGCCTGAACCTCAACTTCCGGCCTCACACCTCCATCCCCACCTCCATCACAGCCCTGTCCCTTGCTAGCTCCTCCCCTCCCGTTAGCGGGCGCTCCACACCCAAGCTGTCTGGCCGCTCCACCGCCCATGAGCTGGGCATCATGACCCTG TCTCCAGTGTCGCGGGACGAGATGCGGGAGGACAAGGCCACCATCCGGTGCGAGACATCGCCACCGGCATCGCCCCGCAGCCTCCGTTTGGAGCATGGCATATTTGCCCAGCTGACCGGCAGCCTGGATGATGGACGGGG GGGCAACAAGAAGAAGGGCATCAAGTCATCCATTGGCCGCCTCTTTGGCAAGAAGGAGAAGGGACGCTTCCTGCAGCAGATGGGGAGGGACGGTCAGCTGACCATGACTGTGGCTCCAG ACTTGGAGATGGGCATTGGGGACACCATGACACTGAGCAAGCTGGGGACGCAGGCGGAACGGGACCGAAGAATGAAGAAGAA GCACGAGCTGCTGGAGGATGCCAGGCGGAAAGGGCAGCCTTTCGCCCACTGGGACGGCCCTACGGTGGTGTCCTGGCTGGAG CTGTGGGTGGGCATGCCCGCCTGGTACGTGGCCGCCTGCCGCGCCAACGTGAAGAGCGGCGCCATCATGTCGGCGCTATCCGACACTGAGATCCAGCGGGAGATCGGCATCAGCAACCCACTGCACCGGCTCAAGCTGCGACTGGCCATCCAGGAGATGGTGTCCCTCACCAGCCCCtcggcaccattaacctcacgCACG TCCTCCGGAAACGTGTGGGTGACTCACGAAGAGATGGAGAccatggcaacatccaccaaaGCG GAGAGTGAGGAGGGCAGCTGGGCACAG ACCCTGGCATACGGGGACATGAACCACGAGTGGATCGGCAACGAGTGGCTGCCCAGCCTGGGGCTGCCGCAGTACCGCAGCTACTTCATGGAGTGCCTGGTGGATGCCCGCATGCTGGACCACCTCACCAAGAAGGACCTGCGTACCCATGTTAAGATGGTGGACAGCTTCCACCG GGCCAGTTTACAGTACGGCATAATGTGCTTGAAGCGACTGAATTATGATAGAAAAGATCTGGAGCGCAGGAGAGAGGAGTGCCAGCACGAAATCAAAG ACATTGTGGTGTGGACCAACGACCGGGTGATACACTGGGTACAGTCCATCGGCCTGAAGGAGTACAGCAGCAATTTGCTGGAGAGTGGCGTGCATGGTGCCCTCATCGCCCTGGACGAGAACTTTGACTACAGCAGCCTGGCCCTCATCCTGCAGATCCCCATGCAGAACACTCAG GCCAGGCAAGTTCTGGAACGGGAGTTTAGCAACCTACTGGCGCTGGGAACCGACCGCAGGCTGGATGAG AGTGATGACAAGGCCTTCCGGAGGTCTCCGTCGTGGAGGAAGCGCTTTCGGCCGCGGGAGGGCCAGGGCTTGGGCACCATGGCGGGCTCCATTGAGACGCTGCCGGCTGGTTTTCGCCTCACCTCCATGTCGGTGCCACTGTCAGCGCCCGGTGTGCCCAAGAGGCTGCAGCCCGAAG AGGGAAGAGGGTGTCTTTCCCCAGGCCACTTGCTGGGCTCAGGTTTGTCGGGGGCCGAGCAGGAAAGTGAAGTAGCCGCATATAAAG ccggacccccccccctcgccgagGTTAGATCCCTCCGCTGTGCGGACTTACTCTTGTTAACTCCGTTCTGCAGGTGGCAG TGCAGTCCCACTACCTGTACGGCCATATGCTTGCTGCCTTTCGAGACTGATGTGCCAAATCCCAGCTGTCGTGGTTTcttaggaggggggggggaggtttttGGTAAGGGCTCGCGCTTGGCGACAGAcaccgcccgccccccccccctttcccggcAACGCCATTTCTATGGAATCTGTGCGATGACGGAGCTCCATGGACTTTGTGCACAACCTCCATGA